AGCTTTTCATCGCTTCCGAGCGATGATAGGTATCGGAAGTGGCGCGGTTTGATTGGTGAGTGCGTGGCGACTGGCTTGAGAGCCGTAAAGAGGCTCTCGGGTAGTTTCGCGGAGATACGCCGGTGTCGTTCGACCATCTCGTGGTACGGTGACCCACCGAACAGCTCGTCGGCTCCTTCGCCGCTCAACACGACTTTCACGTCCTCACGTGCTCGCTTGGAGAGCAACAGCGTCGGGAGGATAGCGGGGTCTGCCAGCGGTTCACTGTAAGCCGAGATTATGCGTGGAAGGATATCTACAGCGGACATGTCTACCGTTAACTCGGTATGGTCCGTTCCAAAATAGTCCGAAACGTACCTTGCTTCGGCGCTCTCGTCGTATTCTGCTTGTTTGAAGCCGACAGAAAACGTCCGAACGTCGTCCTTATGTTCCGTCATCAGTCCGACGATGGCCGAGGAGTCGAGACCGCCCGACAGAAACGCGCCTACTGGGACATCAGCCTGTAGTCTCTGTTCGACGGATTTCTCGAGCAGTGACCGCACCGTCCGGGAAGCGCCTGTCCGAGTAACAGTGGTCGCGGGCGGTGACCAGTACTGACGCTGTACACGACTGCCGTCGGATAAGAGGAGAGAGTTTGCTGGTGGCAGTTTCTCAATCCCCGAGATCAGCGTCTTCGGCCACGGTGAGAACCCCAAATTGAAGTAATCCGACAGCGCACTCTGATTGACCGTTGGTTCTACCCCTGCGCGGAGGAGTGGTTGCAGTTCGCTCGCCCACGCGAAACTGTCCTGATTCGTCGTCACGAAGAGCGGTTTGATACCGAGACGGTCACGGGCGAGAAAGAGGCACTCCTGCTGCTCGTCCCAAATCGCAAACGCAAACATTCCGTTTAAATAGATTGGTAGCTCCTCGCCGTACTCCTCCCAGAGATGGACGAGTACCTCGGTGTCGCTGTCAGAAGTGAACCTGTGTCCGGATGCTTCTAGTGTCTCACGCAACGACTGGTAGTTGTATATTTCCCCGTTGAACACCGCGACAACTGTCCCGTCCTCGTTGTACACCGGCTGTGCCCCGTTCGACAAGTCGATGATTGATAACCGTCGCATTCCCATCGCTATGCCGTGCTTCCCGTCGACGTGGTAGCCGTCGTCATCAGGACCGCGATGCGTGAGACAGTCAACCATCCTATCAATAGTTCCCGCTTCTATGTCTCCGTAGAGACCAGCAATACCACACATAGATATTGATACAGTATCGTTGGCCGGCTATATAATTCGCGATACAATAGTTATTCCGAGAAGTGCATCATGGAAAAATGTCGACATCCACTGATATTCGACTATACAACACGGATTTTGAATCTGCGTCTAATATGCTGTGTTGGATTACAATCTAATCGTCTGACACCGCGGGTTAGATTGATGAAGACCAGAGAACCTGTTTTTTGACTCCATAGACATCAATGTTTTCGACCTCATTGAGTAGTGTCGGCATCTAACTAAGTTGGGAACCTCGCGGACGAGCCCGCTACCGGGTGGTTATACCCTTGACGCATGTCGTTCTTCACTGTTTTCAGCTCAAAGACGTCCACAGCTACTGTGAAGCGCCGAATTGACTGAAGCATACGGCCGAGATCTGTGACACGCTCGGCTCGGATTGGGACAATCTATCAGCGCTCACAACGATATACAAATCATTCGACAGCCTGACCATGAGATATGCGCTATTGATTACACCACACTGGTTGCAATTTGCTTATTATCCCTCTTAACGGATATATATTCACTCAGTCTGACTCAAGGACCTCTCGTAACAGTTCAACACTCTCTTCAGTCCAAAATTCATCTTCCGTCACCAACTCTCGACCACGATTCCCGAATGTACCCCTACGTTTCGGGTTTTCAATCAACTCTTTGAGGTATTTGATCCATTCCTCCTCAGTGCTCGCGTGGAACCCAGACTCCCCATGACGGACGATGTTTTTCAAGTATGAGACAGGTGTTACTACGACCGGAATCCCCAGTGCCATCATTTGTACGACCGATGTAAATCCTCCCTTCGAATTCGCCCATTCAGTGTCAGAGAGGGGTCGAACCCCAATATTTATTTTTGATAGGTAATCAAGCTCCGAGTCTAGGCTCCACTCTCGGTATGTTACGTCGTTTCGATCTACAAGCGGGGTGACCGGTTTTTCACCCGCTGTAATAATGTCTAATGTCGCATCGTCATACTGATTCAGCACCACCTCCAGAGGGCCAGTTATCGTTGCGAGATACCGGAGATTCTGTGGGTTTCCAATCCATCCGATCCTCGGTGGTTCGCCATTAGCCTCTTTTCCATTCCAGTAATGATCATATTTCTGTTTTGGTAGTGGAGTTGGAAGACAGTACACCTCATCCGAGTAATTACCGGCATATGTTTGAAGCTCGGGACTCCCAGCTATGACTGTGGACGCTGTTCGGATTAAATTATTAAAATCTTCTTTACGTTTCAGTGAAATAGACTCCCATACTGGGCCAGTGTATATTGCGTCATCAAAATCATACACTATTCTTTTACTCAACTTCTCCAGAAGTGTTACGTACAAACGCGGCAGCGGAAGCCTGTGTATAAACACAACATCGTAGCGGGGTGCTCTACCGAGTAGATCTAATGCAAAATATGCTTTTTTGAGCCGATTAGACCTGAA
The Haloarcula sp. CBA1129 genome window above contains:
- the asnB gene encoding asparagine synthase (glutamine-hydrolyzing), encoding MCGIAGLYGDIEAGTIDRMVDCLTHRGPDDDGYHVDGKHGIAMGMRRLSIIDLSNGAQPVYNEDGTVVAVFNGEIYNYQSLRETLEASGHRFTSDSDTEVLVHLWEEYGEELPIYLNGMFAFAIWDEQQECLFLARDRLGIKPLFVTTNQDSFAWASELQPLLRAGVEPTVNQSALSDYFNLGFSPWPKTLISGIEKLPPANSLLLSDGSRVQRQYWSPPATTVTRTGASRTVRSLLEKSVEQRLQADVPVGAFLSGGLDSSAIVGLMTEHKDDVRTFSVGFKQAEYDESAEARYVSDYFGTDHTELTVDMSAVDILPRIISAYSEPLADPAILPTLLLSKRAREDVKVVLSGEGADELFGGSPYHEMVERHRRISAKLPESLFTALKPVATHSPIKPRHFRYLSSLGSDEKLIAEVAGNFSRPPDEYLATEGQGNLPDLIQRSLESAESEYLHRQLTFDLSYLLPSKLLHKVDFATMQASLEARTPFLDHELVEYVHQVPTDQRFDGTYKPLLRNAVSDLLPERTLQRTSQGFNLPIHHWFRAEYEGLTRWLTPDMLRQTPHVDATAVRSIYTDHCDNNRDRGLALWKIVNYVGWYDLVVRPHKRDQARTVS
- a CDS encoding glycosyltransferase, which translates into the protein MIPHLEESGIRCDVVSLEGTRQIGFRSNRLKKAYFALDLLGRAPRYDVVFIHRLPLPRLYVTLLEKLSKRIVYDFDDAIYTGPVWESISLKRKEDFNNLIRTASTVIAGSPELQTYAGNYSDEVYCLPTPLPKQKYDHYWNGKEANGEPPRIGWIGNPQNLRYLATITGPLEVVLNQYDDATLDIITAGEKPVTPLVDRNDVTYREWSLDSELDYLSKINIGVRPLSDTEWANSKGGFTSVVQMMALGIPVVVTPVSYLKNIVRHGESGFHASTEEEWIKYLKELIENPKRRGTFGNRGRELVTEDEFWTEESVELLREVLESD